A DNA window from Maribellus comscasis contains the following coding sequences:
- a CDS encoding fumarate hydratase has translation MTEFKYQKPFPILKDETPYKLLTTDYVSTIEVDGRKILKVDPEGLEFLSKQAFSDVSFYLRPKHLEKLAKILKDPEATDNDRFVAHTMLINQVVAAEGELPTCQDTGTAIVVGKKGENVYTGVNDAEKLSKGIYDTYSERNLRYSQVVPFSMLEEKNTGTNLPAQIDIYAEEGNKYEFLFVTKGGGSGNKTYLYQQTKSLLTEENLSKFVKEKIKDLGTSACPPYHLALVIGGTSAEATLAAVKKASAGYFDHLPTEGNEGGQAFRDLEWEAKVEKICQESGVGAQFGGKYFVHDVRVIRLPRHAASCPVGLGVSCSADRNIKAKITEDGIFLEELEKNPARFLPKEAPHMQPAVDIDLDQPMEKIREELSKYPIKTRLKLKGTLIVARDIAHAQIKKMIDEGKPMPEYFKNHPVYYAGPAKTPKGMASGSFGPTTAGRMDPYVDLFQSLGGSMVMLAKGNRSQQVTDACKKYGGFYLGSIGGPAAILAKDSIKSVEVVDFPDLGMEAVRKIKVEDFPAFIIVDDKGNDFFSEL, from the coding sequence ATGACTGAATTTAAATATCAAAAACCATTTCCAATTTTAAAAGATGAAACACCATACAAGTTATTAACTACGGATTATGTTTCAACAATTGAGGTTGACGGACGGAAAATTTTAAAAGTAGACCCTGAAGGATTGGAATTTCTTTCCAAACAGGCTTTTTCAGATGTCTCTTTTTATTTGCGTCCGAAACACCTTGAAAAACTGGCTAAAATTCTTAAAGATCCTGAAGCTACTGACAACGATCGTTTTGTAGCGCACACGATGCTGATCAACCAGGTTGTTGCTGCAGAAGGAGAACTTCCCACATGTCAGGACACAGGAACCGCAATTGTAGTTGGCAAAAAGGGCGAGAATGTGTATACGGGCGTGAACGATGCGGAAAAATTGTCAAAAGGAATCTATGATACTTACAGCGAAAGAAACTTACGCTACTCACAGGTGGTTCCTTTCTCAATGTTGGAAGAAAAAAATACGGGAACAAATCTGCCAGCTCAAATCGATATTTATGCTGAAGAAGGAAACAAATATGAATTTTTGTTTGTGACCAAAGGCGGTGGTTCCGGTAATAAGACATATCTGTACCAGCAAACTAAATCGTTGCTGACAGAAGAAAATCTGTCCAAATTTGTAAAGGAAAAAATTAAAGATTTAGGGACGTCGGCATGTCCTCCCTACCATTTGGCTTTGGTAATTGGCGGGACTTCGGCAGAAGCAACATTGGCGGCAGTTAAAAAAGCATCTGCCGGTTATTTTGATCATTTGCCAACCGAAGGAAACGAAGGGGGGCAGGCATTTCGTGATTTGGAATGGGAAGCCAAGGTGGAGAAAATTTGTCAGGAAAGTGGAGTAGGAGCTCAGTTTGGAGGTAAATATTTTGTTCACGATGTACGTGTTATCCGCCTGCCTCGTCATGCCGCTTCATGTCCGGTTGGACTGGGAGTGAGTTGCAGCGCCGACAGAAATATAAAGGCCAAAATTACTGAAGATGGCATTTTTCTGGAAGAGTTGGAAAAGAATCCTGCCCGTTTCCTGCCTAAGGAAGCGCCTCACATGCAACCGGCTGTTGATATTGATTTGGATCAGCCAATGGAAAAAATCAGGGAAGAGCTTTCCAAATATCCAATAAAAACACGTTTGAAACTAAAAGGTACATTGATTGTTGCCCGTGATATTGCTCATGCACAAATTAAAAAGATGATTGACGAGGGCAAACCAATGCCTGAATACTTTAAAAATCATCCGGTTTACTATGCCGGCCCGGCAAAAACCCCAAAGGGAATGGCTTCCGGAAGTTTTGGGCCAACAACAGCCGGACGTATGGATCCATATGTGGATCTGTTCCAGAGTTTAGGTGGCTCAATGGTAATGCTGGCCAAAGGAAACCGTTCGCAGCAAGTTACCGACGCGTGTAAAAAATACGGTGGTTTTTACCTCGGTTCTATCGGAGGCCCGGCGGCGATTTTAGCAAAAGACAGCATCAAATCGGTTGAAGTAGTTGATTTCCCCGATTTGGGAATGGAAGCAGTCCGAAAAATAAAAGTCGAAGATTTTCCGGCGTTTATTATTGTTGATGATAAAGGGAATGATTTCTTTAGCGAATTGTAA
- a CDS encoding histidine kinase N-terminal 7TM domain-containing protein — MINSWQITPFFFFYLIVAILSFVLAATGLKLREVKGAKYFSMMAVGTGFWSLGYLLGFFNTDLTWKLIMLRIEYFGDICSAFFWLLFAISYTQYEQKLSKIQTLLLAIVPVFTFILVLTMPQHHFFYKSYDVVLKDNLFLFVKEYNIGFYIWLVYAYMLILSGALIFIWGILHKPTLYIKQIIPIAASVILIIVPNILYVTKNNPIAPYDPTPLSFFGIGIIFIFILKHYQLFDLVPVAHHLVFKNVKSGVILIDKNKRILEMNPAAEEIVEKTQNEVLGKTLSKVFIKYKKLIEAVDDAAKKPIEIEMGDKRTFELQTTPLIDYTRNVAGNIIMLYDITERKYALDELDAFARTVAHDLKNPLAIQLNFMELLMSDYLSNEEKKDALNYVNKSAKEMVDIVDSLLLLANVRDQNTLKIQPLNMNKIIDKVLSRLNIDSFKTAPRIIRAKDFPVVLGYAPWVEEIWGNYILNALKYGGAPPVVKIGSEKHQSCVRFWVKDNGEGLTIEEQNLLFKEFTRLKRHISKTSGHGLGLSIVRRIAERLGGEVGVESDGKTGCTFYFTLQEYSK; from the coding sequence ATGATAAATTCATGGCAAATAACTCCATTTTTCTTTTTTTATCTTATTGTGGCAATTTTGTCGTTTGTATTGGCTGCTACGGGACTAAAACTTCGCGAAGTAAAAGGGGCTAAATATTTTAGCATGATGGCTGTTGGTACCGGCTTTTGGTCGCTGGGATATCTTTTAGGTTTTTTCAATACAGATTTGACATGGAAACTAATAATGTTACGTATAGAGTATTTCGGAGATATTTGTTCAGCTTTCTTTTGGCTCTTATTTGCAATATCATATACACAGTACGAACAAAAGCTATCAAAAATACAAACGCTTTTGCTTGCAATTGTTCCTGTATTTACTTTTATTCTGGTTTTGACAATGCCACAGCATCACTTTTTTTATAAATCCTATGACGTTGTCCTGAAAGACAACCTGTTCCTTTTCGTCAAAGAATACAATATTGGTTTTTATATATGGCTGGTATATGCTTACATGCTTATTTTAAGCGGTGCATTGATCTTTATTTGGGGAATTTTGCATAAACCAACTTTATACATCAAACAAATCATCCCCATTGCAGCATCGGTTATATTAATAATAGTTCCAAATATATTGTATGTTACAAAGAACAACCCAATAGCCCCGTATGATCCGACACCACTTTCTTTTTTTGGGATTGGAATAATTTTCATTTTTATTTTAAAACACTATCAATTGTTTGATCTGGTTCCTGTTGCGCACCATTTGGTCTTTAAGAATGTAAAGAGTGGAGTGATACTTATAGATAAAAACAAGCGTATTTTGGAAATGAATCCGGCGGCAGAAGAAATAGTGGAAAAAACACAAAATGAGGTCTTGGGAAAAACCCTTTCAAAAGTTTTTATAAAATATAAAAAGCTTATCGAAGCGGTTGACGATGCCGCCAAAAAACCAATTGAAATTGAGATGGGCGATAAACGGACATTTGAACTTCAAACAACACCTTTAATTGACTATACCAGGAATGTAGCAGGCAATATTATCATGTTATATGACATCACCGAAAGAAAATATGCATTAGACGAACTTGATGCTTTTGCACGTACCGTTGCCCACGACTTAAAAAATCCATTGGCAATACAGTTAAATTTTATGGAATTATTGATGTCCGACTATTTGTCGAACGAAGAAAAAAAAGATGCACTTAACTATGTCAATAAAAGTGCAAAGGAGATGGTAGATATTGTTGATTCACTGTTGTTACTGGCTAACGTACGCGACCAAAATACGCTCAAAATTCAGCCTCTAAATATGAATAAAATTATCGACAAAGTTTTATCGCGTTTAAATATCGATTCATTTAAAACTGCTCCCCGTATTATCCGGGCAAAAGATTTCCCGGTTGTTTTGGGATATGCTCCCTGGGTAGAGGAAATATGGGGCAATTATATATTAAACGCATTAAAATATGGAGGCGCCCCCCCAGTAGTAAAAATTGGCTCAGAAAAGCATCAGTCTTGCGTTCGTTTTTGGGTAAAAGATAACGGAGAAGGTTTAACTATAGAAGAACAAAACCTTTTGTTTAAAGAATTTACCCGGCTAAAAAGACATATATCAAAAACCTCAGGCCATGGTCTGGGACTTTCCATCGTCAGGAGAATTGCAGAAAGATTAGGAGGTGAGGTTGGGGTTGAAAGCGATGGGAAAACGGGTTGTACTTTTTATTTCACTTTACAGGAATATTCAAAGTAA
- a CDS encoding zinc-dependent alcohol dehydrogenase family protein: protein MKAILYEKFRGPVEIHQVRNPEILADSVIVKVEATGLCRSDWHGWMGHDPDILLPHVPGHELAGVITQTGSEIKNWKPGDRVTVPFVSGCGHCPECVSGNYQVCDNQFQPGFTDWGSFAEFVEIKYADINLVRLPDEIDFVTAASLGCRFITSFRAVIDQGKVSAGQWVAVHGCGGVGLSAIMIASAVGANVVAVDIDDSKLELAKKVGAVVLINSRKVENVPEKIKKLTVRGAHVSVDALGSQETCFNSVSCLRKRGKHIQVGLMTGDHKHPKIPMDMVVAHELEIFGSHGMQAFRYTEMFEMIKTGKLKPELLVGKTISLEEASDALVNMDEFENLGVTVINKF from the coding sequence ATGAAAGCAATTCTATATGAGAAGTTTCGGGGACCGGTTGAGATTCACCAGGTTCGGAACCCGGAGATTTTGGCTGACAGTGTAATTGTAAAAGTTGAAGCAACAGGGCTTTGCCGCAGCGACTGGCATGGCTGGATGGGGCATGATCCTGATATTCTTTTGCCACATGTTCCGGGGCATGAACTGGCCGGAGTTATTACGCAAACCGGGAGTGAAATTAAAAATTGGAAGCCGGGAGATCGTGTAACCGTGCCGTTTGTAAGCGGATGCGGACATTGTCCTGAATGTGTTTCCGGAAATTACCAGGTTTGTGATAATCAGTTTCAGCCCGGTTTTACAGACTGGGGCTCCTTTGCCGAATTTGTCGAAATTAAATATGCAGATATTAATTTGGTAAGATTACCCGATGAAATTGATTTTGTTACTGCTGCCAGCCTGGGCTGCCGTTTTATAACATCGTTTCGTGCCGTCATCGACCAGGGAAAAGTTTCGGCAGGGCAGTGGGTAGCTGTTCATGGTTGTGGAGGTGTCGGACTTTCAGCGATTATGATTGCCTCAGCTGTAGGAGCTAATGTAGTGGCTGTTGATATTGATGACTCAAAGCTTGAACTGGCGAAAAAAGTAGGCGCAGTTGTTTTAATCAATTCAAGAAAAGTTGAAAATGTGCCTGAAAAAATTAAAAAACTAACCGTCCGTGGTGCACATGTTTCTGTCGATGCTTTGGGAAGCCAGGAAACATGTTTTAATTCTGTGAGCTGTTTGAGAAAACGTGGAAAACATATCCAGGTCGGTTTGATGACCGGAGATCACAAACATCCTAAAATTCCTATGGACATGGTAGTGGCACATGAGTTAGAAATTTTCGGAAGTCATGGCATGCAGGCATTCAGATACACCGAAATGTTTGAAATGATAAAAACCGGCAAATTAAAGCCTGAGTTATTGGTTGGCAAAACCATTTCGCTGGAAGAAGCTTCTGATGCCTTGGTAAATATGGATGAGTTTGAAAATTTGGGAGTTACCGTGATTAATAAGTTTTAG
- a CDS encoding amidohydrolase produces the protein MENLKITLIQPDIIWEDIQGNLEKYLAIISKIESTDVIVLPEMFTTGFSMAPEKLKETMNGSSVGWMKEVAAQINAAIVGSLIIEEGGKIFNRAIWVYPDKTIRTYDKRHLFSMGNEHNHYSGGNNRLTLEFRGWRFCPLICYDLRFPVWSRNTENYDVLIFMANWPSPRHHVWKNLLTTRAIENQSYCVGVNRIGTDGGGINYLGDSTLISPKGFGDFLGETETSRTFSISYSELHQFRKNFPLLDDRDKFFILE, from the coding sequence ATGGAAAATTTAAAAATAACACTTATTCAACCCGACATTATTTGGGAAGATATTCAGGGAAATCTGGAAAAATATTTGGCTATAATTTCCAAAATAGAGTCAACCGATGTAATTGTTTTACCCGAGATGTTTACTACCGGGTTTTCTATGGCACCAGAAAAACTAAAAGAAACTATGAACGGGAGCTCTGTCGGGTGGATGAAGGAGGTGGCCGCGCAAATAAATGCTGCAATTGTCGGAAGTTTAATAATTGAAGAAGGAGGAAAAATTTTTAATCGGGCAATTTGGGTTTATCCTGATAAAACCATCCGAACCTACGATAAAAGACATCTTTTTTCTATGGGAAATGAGCATAACCATTATTCCGGGGGAAACAATAGATTGACCCTCGAATTCAGAGGCTGGAGATTTTGCCCTTTGATATGCTACGATCTGCGTTTCCCGGTTTGGAGCAGGAATACAGAAAATTATGATGTGTTAATTTTTATGGCAAACTGGCCGTCGCCCCGGCACCACGTATGGAAAAATTTACTCACAACACGAGCTATAGAAAACCAATCGTATTGTGTTGGTGTAAACCGTATTGGCACCGATGGAGGAGGAATAAATTACCTGGGAGATTCCACTTTAATTTCACCTAAAGGCTTTGGCGATTTTTTAGGTGAAACTGAAACCAGCCGGACTTTTTCGATATCATATTCAGAGTTACATCAATTTCGCAAGAATTTTCCACTGCTGGATGACAGGGATAAATTCTTTATTCTCGAATAG
- a CDS encoding energy transducer TonB translates to MEQKKSQKADLENKRNMFFLFGLVAALGVTLLAFEWTSKPNKASSLGEIQSMVVEEEFIPVTREPEVKPPPPPPPPKVVEVLNIVDDDVEIEDELEIEDSEIDDETAIDINPVISTMAEEEEEEEQILFNIIEEPAEFPGGDRALYKYLSDHVQYPVIAQENGIQGKVYVKFVIDEQGNTSRAEVLRGVDSSLDAEALRVINSLPKFKPGKQRGRPVKVYFNAVINFQLQ, encoded by the coding sequence ATGGAACAGAAAAAATCGCAAAAAGCCGATCTTGAAAATAAAAGGAATATGTTCTTTTTATTTGGATTAGTAGCAGCTTTAGGTGTCACACTTCTCGCTTTTGAGTGGACAAGTAAACCAAACAAAGCTTCGTCGCTCGGAGAAATTCAGTCAATGGTTGTAGAAGAAGAATTTATTCCTGTAACACGTGAACCCGAAGTAAAGCCTCCGCCACCGCCACCGCCGCCCAAAGTTGTTGAAGTTTTAAATATTGTTGATGATGATGTTGAAATTGAGGATGAACTGGAAATTGAAGATAGTGAAATCGATGACGAAACTGCAATTGACATCAATCCTGTGATCTCTACCATGGCAGAAGAGGAAGAAGAGGAGGAGCAGATTTTATTTAATATCATTGAGGAGCCTGCTGAATTTCCCGGAGGCGACCGGGCTTTGTATAAATATTTGAGTGATCATGTACAATACCCGGTAATCGCTCAGGAAAACGGAATTCAGGGAAAAGTGTATGTGAAATTTGTAATCGATGAACAGGGAAATACGAGCAGGGCAGAGGTTCTTCGTGGTGTGGATTCCTCATTGGATGCCGAAGCTTTACGCGTAATAAACAGCCTTCCAAAATTCAAACCCGGAAAGCAGCGTGGAAGGCCGGTAAAAGTATATTTTAATGCAGTAATTAATTTTCAGCTGCAATAA
- a CDS encoding energy transducer TonB, giving the protein MEQKKSPKADLENKRNMFFLFGLVMALGVTLLAFEWTTKPTKAGSLGEIQSMVVEEEFIPVTREPEIKPPPPPPPPKVVEILNIVDDDVEIKDELEIEDSEADDETIIDVAPVIETIEEEEEEAPEIFTIVEEPAEFPGGIKALYNFISKSVKYPVIAQENGIEGTVFVKFVVDEQGNASSAEVLRGVDASLDSEALRVINSLPRFKPGKQRGRPVKVYYHARINFQLQ; this is encoded by the coding sequence ATGGAACAAAAAAAATCACCAAAGGCCGATCTTGAAAATAAAAGAAACATGTTTTTTTTATTTGGTTTGGTTATGGCTTTGGGAGTCACGCTTCTGGCTTTTGAATGGACGACAAAACCGACAAAAGCTGGTTCACTGGGAGAAATTCAATCTATGGTTGTGGAAGAGGAATTTATTCCGGTAACACGTGAGCCTGAAATAAAACCACCACCTCCTCCGCCACCTCCCAAAGTTGTTGAAATTTTAAACATTGTTGATGATGATGTTGAAATAAAAGACGAACTTGAAATTGAAGATTCGGAAGCAGACGATGAAACCATTATTGACGTTGCTCCTGTAATTGAAACAATAGAGGAAGAAGAGGAGGAAGCACCCGAAATTTTTACAATTGTAGAAGAGCCGGCAGAGTTTCCGGGCGGAATCAAAGCGTTATATAATTTTATATCCAAATCGGTTAAGTACCCTGTTATTGCACAGGAGAATGGTATAGAAGGAACCGTTTTTGTAAAGTTTGTGGTTGACGAACAGGGTAACGCAAGCAGCGCGGAGGTTCTCCGCGGAGTAGATGCTTCATTGGATTCGGAAGCGCTCAGGGTGATCAACAGTCTCCCGAGGTTTAAGCCGGGAAAACAAAGAGGAAGGCCAGTAAAAGTTTATTACCATGCAAGAATTAATTTTCAACTTCAGTAA
- a CDS encoding BlaI/MecI/CopY family transcriptional regulator yields MKELTKAEEQIMQLLWKQEKAFVKDIIDKIPEPKPAYNTVSTIIRILEKKGFVDHNAYGKTHEYFPLISRKEYTRSFMKNFMRNYFSGSFQEMVSFFAKEDNMSLADFDELAEDVKRDLENENSAENEPRD; encoded by the coding sequence ATGAAGGAACTTACAAAAGCGGAAGAACAAATTATGCAGCTTCTCTGGAAACAGGAGAAAGCGTTCGTAAAAGATATTATCGATAAAATACCTGAGCCAAAACCTGCGTATAACACAGTTTCCACTATTATCAGGATTCTGGAGAAAAAAGGATTTGTCGATCATAATGCCTACGGAAAAACCCACGAATATTTTCCTTTAATATCAAGAAAGGAATATACGCGGTCTTTTATGAAGAATTTTATGAGGAACTATTTTAGTGGATCTTTCCAGGAGATGGTGTCGTTTTTTGCCAAAGAAGATAACATGAGTCTTGCTGATTTTGATGAATTGGCAGAGGATGTAAAACGCGATTTGGAAAACGAAAATTCTGCTGAAAATGAACCACGCGATTAA
- a CDS encoding M56 family metallopeptidase, with the protein MNHAINFILESGISLSVLALIYILFLRRETFFKLNRFFLLGAITFSLVLPFLKFQIFGANPVLLEEITVTPYKNLIEAVTVYGKDLSGTIEEAILSANFLILVYLLGVTFFLYRFLFRVGDLTYMILKNPVQKCEGFKLVVLDKETSPFSFLSYVFVSRAQEKDISYHKMLAHELEHIKQGHTFDIIVLEILSAFQWFNPFMWMLRRSIRENHEYLADQAVLKSGVKRGFYKKLLLNQFVGYNFEIANNFNYSLIKKRIKMMSRIRSSKFANGKMIFGVLAAVGLVVVFACEEKESYEMTPVKQNESMTVTILDQKLKIEGAVDGIEKIKNLLSESSNIEFRYDSVGNNIVLSPQKGQLENSSLDSDEQVFFIVEDMPEFPGGENSLRKYIANAIIYPEVAVEKGIQGKVFVSFIVTKNGTIANAKIDHGVDPALDKEALRVVNSLPKWEPGKQKGQAVNVNYTVPINFSMDEDS; encoded by the coding sequence ATGAACCACGCGATTAATTTTATTCTTGAATCCGGCATTAGTCTCTCCGTGCTTGCTCTCATTTATATTTTATTTTTGAGAAGAGAGACCTTTTTTAAACTCAACCGTTTCTTTTTGTTGGGAGCGATTACCTTTTCGCTTGTTCTGCCGTTTTTAAAGTTTCAGATTTTTGGTGCAAATCCGGTTTTGCTGGAAGAGATTACCGTAACACCGTATAAAAACCTTATAGAAGCGGTTACGGTTTATGGAAAAGACTTATCGGGGACGATTGAAGAAGCAATTCTTTCAGCTAATTTTCTGATTCTTGTATATCTGCTTGGAGTTACTTTTTTTCTCTACCGTTTTTTATTTCGGGTTGGAGACCTAACGTATATGATTCTTAAAAATCCAGTTCAAAAATGCGAGGGGTTTAAACTTGTTGTGCTTGACAAAGAGACCAGCCCCTTTTCTTTTTTGAGCTATGTTTTTGTTTCCCGGGCGCAGGAAAAAGATATTAGTTACCACAAAATGCTGGCGCACGAGTTGGAACATATCAAACAGGGACACACATTTGATATTATCGTACTCGAAATACTTTCTGCATTTCAATGGTTTAACCCATTTATGTGGATGTTACGAAGATCAATTCGCGAAAATCATGAATATCTGGCCGATCAGGCGGTATTAAAATCGGGTGTTAAGCGCGGATTTTATAAGAAATTGCTGTTAAATCAATTCGTTGGGTATAATTTTGAAATTGCCAATAACTTCAATTATTCGCTGATAAAAAAGCGCATTAAAATGATGTCAAGAATCAGATCTTCAAAGTTTGCCAACGGGAAAATGATTTTTGGTGTTTTGGCTGCGGTTGGATTGGTTGTTGTTTTTGCCTGCGAAGAAAAAGAATCGTATGAAATGACTCCTGTAAAGCAAAATGAATCAATGACCGTAACTATTTTGGATCAAAAATTAAAAATTGAAGGAGCTGTCGATGGTATTGAAAAAATAAAAAATTTACTTTCCGAAAGTTCCAACATTGAGTTCAGGTACGACAGCGTTGGAAACAATATTGTTTTATCCCCTCAAAAAGGCCAGCTTGAAAATTCTTCGTTAGATTCAGACGAACAAGTTTTTTTTATTGTTGAGGACATGCCTGAATTTCCTGGAGGTGAAAATTCGCTGCGAAAATATATTGCCAATGCTATTATTTACCCTGAAGTCGCTGTTGAAAAAGGAATTCAGGGTAAAGTATTTGTTTCTTTTATCGTGACCAAAAACGGAACAATCGCAAATGCAAAAATTGACCACGGCGTAGATCCCGCCCTGGATAAAGAAGCGCTTCGTGTTGTAAACAGTCTTCCCAAATGGGAACCCGGAAAACAAAAAGGCCAGGCGGTAAATGTTAATTACACAGTGCCGATTAATTTTTCGATGGATGAAGACAGTTGA
- a CDS encoding tetratricopeptide repeat protein, with translation MDNLSKYLILIFFVILPGFALSQEKIDLLILNKDYNKALQLIDQKLKEDKTPDLYLRKGLIYNKLQMYSEAISALESANELDGGNFDILDEIAETHSILGNYVDAIPYYEKALKVNPDDLALAAKLGRNYINLKNYNKAYSIFEQIYSVDTTNVYWNKQFAFCAYQRKQVFTAVALYEKVIAANPRDYSSYFNLIKLYKLLPPSGKIQETIERGMESFPEDAQFFEEQADYYFSSKQYTEARKAYENSFTFGGDSAYKVLMNYGISLYFDRDERKSISILDICAEEVANDPYVLFYLSLNYKRLAEYEDSEAYMKAAIESATPAYLPEMYHHLGQIFGQQRKFEESIVALKKANEMDPENPEVLFEIATTYEEFNANKTLALNYYQIYLKEGGAKARNFNYAHDRIEKIKEDMFFDE, from the coding sequence ATGGATAATCTTAGTAAATATTTAATTCTCATTTTTTTTGTAATTCTACCAGGTTTTGCTTTATCTCAGGAAAAAATAGATTTGCTAATCCTGAATAAAGATTACAATAAAGCTTTGCAACTCATTGATCAGAAACTAAAGGAAGATAAAACCCCAGACTTATATCTAAGGAAAGGACTGATTTATAATAAACTACAGATGTATTCTGAAGCAATTTCGGCATTGGAAAGCGCAAATGAATTGGATGGAGGTAATTTTGATATTTTAGATGAAATAGCGGAAACACATTCAATTTTAGGAAATTATGTAGATGCTATTCCGTATTATGAAAAAGCTCTAAAAGTTAATCCTGATGACTTGGCATTGGCCGCAAAATTGGGACGTAACTATATTAACCTGAAAAATTACAATAAAGCATATTCTATATTTGAACAAATTTATAGCGTAGATACTACAAACGTTTACTGGAATAAACAGTTTGCATTTTGTGCATATCAGCGGAAACAGGTTTTTACTGCCGTTGCTTTGTATGAGAAGGTTATTGCAGCCAATCCGCGTGATTATTCATCTTATTTTAATTTAATAAAATTGTATAAATTGCTGCCGCCATCGGGTAAAATCCAGGAAACGATCGAGCGCGGAATGGAAAGTTTTCCGGAAGATGCCCAGTTTTTTGAAGAACAGGCCGATTATTATTTTTCATCAAAACAATATACCGAGGCAAGAAAAGCATATGAAAATTCTTTTACATTTGGCGGAGACTCGGCATATAAGGTTTTAATGAATTACGGAATTAGTCTTTATTTTGACCGCGATGAACGAAAATCGATATCAATTCTGGATATCTGTGCTGAAGAGGTTGCTAACGATCCTTATGTCTTATTTTATTTGAGCCTCAACTACAAACGTTTAGCTGAATACGAGGATTCGGAAGCATACATGAAAGCTGCAATCGAATCGGCAACTCCTGCTTACCTACCTGAAATGTATCATCATCTGGGGCAAATTTTTGGCCAGCAGCGAAAGTTCGAAGAATCAATCGTTGCTTTAAAAAAAGCGAATGAAATGGATCCTGAAAATCCCGAAGTGCTTTTTGAGATTGCCACTACCTATGAAGAATTTAATGCCAATAAAACACTGGCTTTAAACTATTACCAAATATATTTAAAAGAAGGTGGAGCAAAAGCACGAAACTTCAATTACGCGCACGACCGCATTGAAAAAATAAAGGAAGACATGTTTTTTGATGAATAA
- a CDS encoding LuxR C-terminal-related transcriptional regulator translates to MQIEILAYIVTFIITAGLAVIGISISYQLYQGNKKVIFQILLYQQIFLFSFFIYGIWGNMVIRQLIADFNLNAELTGKLALFIPMIGIPFLVVSWFMLVKFGFNLKGFRIQKGFIYSFFPLLLFVPMIITFLIHKGKIRTPADPDLFIIQILLLLNLVVHTLFFVPLLSSNKKEKGGALFIHKKYLALYLLGILIYSASLNFFYIFGYISTCISIILLFGVNILVPLFFQIEIKANPTKEEKNIDFSTFCELYEISKREAEIILEICTGKTNKAISEKLFITLQTVKDHTHRIYTKTGVKSRVQLANLVREKTGD, encoded by the coding sequence ATGCAAATTGAGATTCTAGCTTATATTGTTACTTTTATCATAACCGCAGGATTGGCTGTGATCGGAATCTCAATCTCATACCAACTTTACCAGGGCAACAAAAAAGTAATCTTTCAAATACTGCTTTATCAGCAAATTTTTCTTTTTTCTTTTTTCATATATGGAATTTGGGGAAATATGGTCATTCGCCAATTAATTGCTGATTTTAATCTTAATGCAGAACTAACGGGCAAACTCGCTTTGTTTATTCCCATGATTGGTATTCCTTTTCTGGTTGTTAGCTGGTTTATGTTGGTGAAATTTGGATTTAATTTGAAAGGATTTCGCATTCAAAAAGGATTTATTTACAGTTTCTTTCCCCTGTTACTATTTGTTCCGATGATTATTACCTTTTTGATACATAAAGGTAAAATCAGAACGCCGGCAGATCCCGATCTTTTTATCATACAAATTTTACTGCTGCTAAATCTGGTTGTACACACTTTGTTTTTTGTTCCCTTGCTGAGCTCAAATAAAAAAGAAAAGGGAGGAGCTCTTTTTATTCATAAAAAATATCTTGCTTTGTATTTGCTCGGTATTCTTATTTATTCTGCTTCCTTGAATTTTTTCTATATTTTCGGATATATTTCAACCTGCATATCAATCATTTTACTTTTTGGTGTAAATATTCTGGTTCCTCTTTTTTTTCAGATTGAAATAAAAGCAAATCCCACAAAGGAAGAGAAGAATATTGATTTTTCCACCTTTTGTGAGCTGTATGAAATTTCAAAACGGGAGGCAGAAATTATTCTTGAAATTTGTACGGGAAAAACAAACAAAGCGATTTCCGAAAAACTTTTTATCACTTTGCAAACTGTAAAAGACCACACCCACCGGATTTACACCAAAACAGGCGTAAAAAGCAGGGTTCAGCTAGCCAATCTGGTAAGGGAAAAAACAGGAGATTAA